TGCTCGGCATCGAGCCCGCCTCCAACACGGCCGAGGCGGCGGTGCGCAAGGGCGTGCCCACGCTGGTCCAGTTCTTCGGCGCCGCCACCGCGCGCGAGGTCGCCGCCCAGCACGGCCGCGCGTCGCTGCTCCTGGGCAACAACGTCCTGGCGCACGTGCCCGACATCAACGACTTCGTGTCGGGCCTGGCGATCCTGCTCGCGGCCGACGGCGTGCTGACCATGGAGTTCCCGCACCTGCTGCAGCTCGTCGAACACAACCAGTTCGACACGATCTACCACGAACACTTCTCGTATCTGTCCTTTGGCACCGTGCAGCGCATCTTCGCCCACCACGGGCTCGAGGTCTTCGACGTGCAGGAGCTCGCGACTCACGGCGGCTCGCTGCGCGTGTTCGCGCGCCACGCCGGCCGCGAGCAGCCGGCCATGACGCCCGCGGTCGCGCGCCTGCTGGCCGCCGAGAAGGCGCGCGGCATGCGCGGTCTCGACTACTACGCGCGCTTCGGTGAGCGCGTGCGCGAGACCAAGAACAAGCTCCTCGAATTCTTGATCGGCGCGAAGCGCGCCGGGAAGTCGATCGTGGGCTACGGTGCCCCGGGCAAGGGCAACACGCTGCTCAACTACTGCGGAATCCGCACCGATTTCATCGACTACACCGTCGACCGGAGCCCGCACAAGCAAGGCGGGTATCTCCCCGGCACCCACATCCCGATCCGGGCGCCCGAGGAGATCGAGCGGACGAAGCCCGACTATGTGCTCATACTCCCCTGGAACCTCGAAGCCGAGATCGTCGAGCAGATGTCCGTGGTCCGCTCCTGGGGCGGGCGCTTCGTGATTCCGATTCCGGAGGTCCGGGTGCGATGAAGGTCGTGCTGTTCTGCGGTGGCATGGGCATGCGGCTGCGCGAGCACGCCGAGTCACTCCCCAAGCCGCTGGTCCCGGTCGGTGGGCGGCCGATCCTGTGGAACCTGATGAAATACTATGCCCACTACGGCCACCGCGACTTCGTGCTGTGTCTCGGCCACGGCGCGGAGGCGATCAAGAACTACTTCTTGAACTACGACGAGCGGCTCTCGAACAACTTCGTGCTGCGCAAGGGCGGCGCCGACGTGCAGCTCTTGGGGCGCGACATCGACGACTGGACCATCACCTTCGTCGACACGGGCCTGCGCTCGAACATCGGCATGCGCCTGCGCGCGGTGCGGCCGTATCTCGAAGGCGAGGAGGCATTCCTCGCGAACTACGCCGACGGGCTCTCCGACCTGCCGCTCGACACCTATCTCGCGCACTTCCGCGAGCACGGCCGGATCG
The nucleotide sequence above comes from Myxococcota bacterium. Encoded proteins:
- a CDS encoding class I SAM-dependent methyltransferase — its product is MTTGSRAHEPTCRFCRATLRHSFVDLGMSPLCQRHLRPDQLAAMEPFYPLHAYVCAECFLVQIEEVVPPQEIFGDGSYAYFSSYADSWLRHAAQYVELVTERFGLGPKSLVVEVASNDGYLLQNFVRRGIPVLGIEPASNTAEAAVRKGVPTLVQFFGAATAREVAAQHGRASLLLGNNVLAHVPDINDFVSGLAILLAADGVLTMEFPHLLQLVEHNQFDTIYHEHFSYLSFGTVQRIFAHHGLEVFDVQELATHGGSLRVFARHAGREQPAMTPAVARLLAAEKARGMRGLDYYARFGERVRETKNKLLEFLIGAKRAGKSIVGYGAPGKGNTLLNYCGIRTDFIDYTVDRSPHKQGGYLPGTHIPIRAPEEIERTKPDYVLILPWNLEAEIVEQMSVVRSWGGRFVIPIPEVRVR
- a CDS encoding sugar phosphate nucleotidyltransferase, producing MKVVLFCGGMGMRLREHAESLPKPLVPVGGRPILWNLMKYYAHYGHRDFVLCLGHGAEAIKNYFLNYDERLSNNFVLRKGGADVQLLGRDIDDWTITFVDTGLRSNIGMRLRAVRPYLEGEEAFLANYADGLSDLPLDTYLAHFREHGRIASMLSVPAPQTVHMIHADDKGLVQSIEHVSSSALRMNAGFFAFRREIFDHIGEGEELVNEPFQRLIQAGELVAYPHDGFWMAMDTFKDKQQFEQLVANGTTPWQVWR